The Thiorhodovibrio litoralis genome includes a window with the following:
- a CDS encoding hybrid sensor histidine kinase/response regulator, which yields MTSSPAILCIHVCAHYLADVNAALAELDVGDARLIPEPASCLEPSGRCRIAQRAFEADGDGCTDRLVLGACDCATSTSASAGASAGPKATASMPELQAANPGLAPLRHCTEMLAGADLLAREIKDGGWLLSGGWLLHWREHLSAWGFDQTTARAFFKESARVLVWLETAPDERIAGQLAEMADYVALPWRRCFVGRDYLRLFLDKQLGDWRHGQTQARLREELAGANRKVADHAMALDLLMRLTDISDEPTTISRIHELFQMLFGCRSLSFIEVHDGRIAQVHAQPSSAADTDEFQALLERLDARGLELPEQDGFALRIDHARQILAMVVVRGITFPQYRARYFSLGLAIASLCGLAIANARTYAELQRTIAQVTQLAEQAESANRAKSEFLANVTHEIRTPLNGVIGMTDLLLESALEREQCQRVETIRDCGTALLALVNDFLDFAKVEAGALRLETLPFALDELLHSALAILEPRARAQGLELHQEIDTRVPSHLRGDPGRLRQVLINLLGNAIKFTEQGEVRVIIELAAEAPGSAQPGQPEQPEQTGQTERPEEPGQPVRLRVAVSDTGIGIPEDKLGTLFAKFSQVDTSTTRRFGGTGLGLAIVKQLAELMGGEVGVSSRPDEGSTFWFTAELEVAAAPLEPRLESVALAPVALASGRDQQPARVLLAEDNRVNQQIAEAQLARLGFEVRTVGDGVEALAALREQCFDLVLMDVQMPRMDGFEATARIRAARDGVRTPAVPIIAMTAHAMHGYRERCLAAGMNDYLVKPLQPADLAEVLGRWLGIGLEPAGGLNGHADGKRGSALAAEAPDGASTPLEQLEHGQQRRQAAGTSEHASSSGGQPEYGVEPVLDWDGLLGRLGDEIDDARMVLELFVEDQPPKLAALSDALECAEPQETARLAHAMYGAAANVGAERLAAVLSKIEQQGIEGVADAALAGAVQAEFSRLAAAVRELLSPSRAGA from the coding sequence GTGACCTCATCTCCCGCCATTCTTTGCATCCACGTCTGCGCCCACTATTTGGCGGACGTCAATGCTGCATTGGCCGAGTTGGATGTCGGGGATGCGCGCCTGATCCCCGAGCCGGCATCCTGCCTGGAGCCCTCCGGGCGCTGTCGGATCGCGCAGCGGGCATTCGAGGCCGATGGTGATGGCTGCACCGACAGGTTGGTGCTGGGCGCTTGCGACTGCGCGACCAGCACCAGTGCCAGCGCTGGTGCCAGCGCGGGCCCAAAAGCAACAGCGTCCATGCCTGAGCTGCAAGCGGCGAACCCTGGACTGGCGCCTTTGCGCCACTGCACTGAGATGCTTGCCGGCGCCGATCTGCTCGCGCGCGAGATTAAGGACGGTGGCTGGTTGTTAAGCGGTGGCTGGTTGCTGCACTGGCGCGAGCACCTGAGCGCTTGGGGCTTCGATCAGACCACGGCACGGGCCTTCTTTAAGGAATCCGCGCGCGTGCTGGTTTGGCTTGAAACCGCGCCCGATGAGCGCATTGCCGGGCAGCTCGCGGAGATGGCCGACTATGTGGCGCTGCCCTGGCGGCGCTGCTTTGTTGGCCGCGACTATCTGCGCCTGTTTCTCGACAAACAGCTTGGTGACTGGCGCCATGGCCAGACCCAGGCGCGGTTGCGCGAGGAACTCGCCGGGGCCAACCGCAAGGTGGCAGACCACGCCATGGCGCTGGACCTGCTGATGCGCCTGACCGACATTTCCGATGAGCCGACCACTATCAGTCGCATCCATGAGCTGTTCCAGATGCTCTTTGGCTGTCGTTCGCTCAGTTTCATCGAGGTGCATGACGGGCGTATCGCGCAAGTGCATGCCCAGCCGTCGTCTGCAGCCGACACCGACGAGTTCCAGGCGCTGCTCGAGCGGCTCGATGCCCGCGGTCTGGAACTGCCCGAGCAGGACGGCTTCGCGCTGCGCATCGACCACGCTCGGCAGATACTGGCCATGGTCGTGGTGCGGGGCATTACCTTTCCGCAGTATCGGGCGCGCTATTTCAGCCTCGGGCTGGCCATCGCCAGTCTGTGCGGACTGGCCATCGCCAACGCCCGCACCTATGCCGAACTGCAACGCACCATCGCGCAGGTGACGCAACTCGCCGAGCAGGCCGAGAGCGCCAATCGGGCGAAAAGCGAGTTTCTCGCTAATGTTACCCACGAGATCCGCACGCCGCTCAATGGCGTCATCGGCATGACTGACCTGCTGCTGGAGTCCGCCTTGGAGCGGGAGCAGTGCCAACGGGTTGAGACCATTCGCGATTGCGGCACCGCGCTGCTGGCGCTGGTGAACGATTTTCTCGACTTCGCCAAGGTCGAGGCCGGCGCCCTGCGCCTGGAAACACTGCCCTTCGCGCTCGATGAGCTGCTGCACAGCGCGCTAGCGATTCTCGAACCGCGCGCGCGTGCCCAGGGGCTCGAGCTGCATCAGGAAATCGACACCCGCGTGCCCTCGCATCTGCGCGGCGATCCGGGCCGGCTGCGCCAGGTGCTGATCAATCTGCTCGGCAACGCAATCAAATTCACCGAACAGGGTGAGGTGCGCGTGATCATCGAGCTGGCGGCGGAAGCGCCAGGCTCTGCGCAACCGGGGCAGCCAGAGCAGCCAGAGCAGACAGGGCAGACAGAGCGTCCGGAGGAGCCGGGGCAGCCGGTCCGACTGCGGGTGGCGGTGAGCGACACCGGAATCGGCATCCCCGAGGACAAGCTCGGCACGCTCTTTGCCAAGTTCAGTCAGGTCGACACCTCCACCACGCGTCGCTTTGGCGGCACCGGGCTGGGTCTTGCCATCGTCAAACAGCTCGCGGAGCTGATGGGCGGCGAGGTCGGCGTCAGCAGTCGCCCCGACGAGGGCTCCACCTTCTGGTTCACCGCCGAGCTGGAAGTGGCGGCCGCGCCCTTGGAGCCTCGGCTCGAGTCGGTGGCGCTTGCCCCAGTTGCGCTCGCGTCGGGCAGAGACCAGCAACCGGCGCGCGTGCTGCTCGCCGAGGACAATCGGGTCAATCAGCAGATTGCCGAGGCGCAGCTCGCGCGGCTGGGGTTTGAGGTGCGCACGGTCGGTGACGGCGTCGAGGCGCTGGCGGCGTTGCGCGAGCAGTGTTTCGATCTGGTGCTGATGGACGTGCAGATGCCGCGCATGGATGGCTTCGAGGCGACCGCTCGCATCCGCGCCGCGCGCGACGGCGTAAGAACGCCGGCGGTGCCCATCATCGCCATGACAGCACACGCCATGCACGGCTATCGCGAGCGCTGCCTGGCCGCAGGTATGAACGACTATTTGGTCAAGCCTCTGCAACCGGCGGATCTGGCTGAGGTGCTTGGTCGCTGGCTTGGCATCGGGTTGGAACCGGCCGGCGGGCTGAACGGGCATGCCGACGGCAAGCGAGGCAGCGCCCTGGCGGCAGAAGCTCCAGATGGCGCGAGCACACCACTGGAACAATTAGAGCATGGGCAGCAAAGGCGCCAGGCGGCAGGGACATCAGAGCACGCGAGCAGCTCGGGCGGACAGCCTGAGTATGGCGTCGAGCCGGTGCTCGACTGGGATGGGCTGCTGGGGCGACTCGGCGACGAGATCGATGACGCGCGGATGGTGCTTGAGCTTTTCGTTGAAGATCAACCGCCCAAGCTCGCAGCGCTTAGCGATGCCCTCGAGTGCGCCGAGCCGCAGGAGACGGCGCGACTTGCCCATGCCATGTATGGCGCAGCAGCCAATGTGGGGGCCGAGCGCCTGGCCGCTGTCTTGAGCAAGATCGAGCAGCAAGGCATTGAGGGGGTTGCGGATGCTGCGCTAGCGGGCGCCGTGCAGGCCGAGTTCAGCCGACTGGCGGCGGCGGTACGCGAGCTGCTCAGTCCGAGTCGGGCAGGTGCTTAG
- the nikR gene encoding nickel-responsive transcriptional regulator NikR translates to MQRITITVNDDLAEQFETYRKSRGYDNRSEALRDLIRDRLGAEELARPEASDCLATLTYVYNHHQRELAARMTRLSHDHHDLAVSTLHVHLDHDNCMETVVLRGSAQRVRAFADAVSAETGVRHARLFLLPVRTSEQAHNHGDAEGSARHLHLEPMS, encoded by the coding sequence ATGCAGCGAATCACCATCACCGTTAACGACGACCTGGCTGAGCAGTTCGAGACCTATCGCAAGAGTCGCGGCTATGACAATCGCTCCGAGGCACTGCGGGATTTGATCCGCGACCGCCTGGGTGCTGAGGAACTCGCCCGGCCGGAGGCCAGCGACTGTCTCGCCACCCTCACCTACGTCTACAACCATCACCAGCGCGAGCTGGCAGCGCGTATGACCCGGCTCTCGCACGATCATCACGACCTGGCCGTCTCCACCCTGCATGTGCACCTCGACCATGACAACTGCATGGAGACCGTGGTGCTGCGCGGCTCGGCGCAGCGGGTGCGGGCCTTCGCGGATGCGGTCAGCGCCGAAACCGGCGTGCGCCATGCCAGACTCTTCCTGCTACCGGTCAGGACCTCCGAGCAGGCTCACAATCACGGGGATGCGGAGGGATCAGCGCGGCATTTGCACCTGGAGCCCATGTCCTGA
- a CDS encoding TusE/DsrC/DsvC family sulfur relay protein, with product MAIEVNGTSIETTDNGFLVTYTDWNEDVARKLAEIEGIELTEQHWDVINYLRDEYINNNQNQPMERVLLKDMGKKWGSKPSSKDVYKLFPLAPTKQGTKIAGLPAVMRKGGY from the coding sequence ATGGCGATCGAGGTCAATGGCACCAGCATCGAGACAACCGACAACGGCTTTCTGGTCACTTACACCGACTGGAACGAAGATGTCGCCCGCAAGCTCGCGGAGATCGAGGGCATCGAGCTCACCGAGCAGCACTGGGACGTCATCAACTACTTGCGCGACGAGTACATCAACAACAACCAGAACCAGCCGATGGAGCGCGTCCTGCTGAAAGACATGGGCAAGAAATGGGGCTCCAAACCCAGCAGCAAGGACGTCTACAAACTCTTCCCCCTCGCCCCCACCAAACAGGGCACCAAGATCGCGGGCCTGCCTGCGGTCATGCGCAAAGGCGGCTACTGA
- the cbiE gene encoding precorrin-6y C5,15-methyltransferase (decarboxylating) subunit CbiE, with the protein MGKTSGENTPSPWLTVVGIGEDGLAGLGEAAHLAVSQAWVLFGGARHLAMVPRRADRARRDAISMEENLLDQTRLDQATLDQDRIDRKGLDENRLDQSRPDQSKSDQIRIEWPSPFSAAREKLLGYRGQPVVVLASGDPMFHGVGATLARWFDVGEMRVLPAASAASLAAARLGWALHRVRVIPAHREPLERVALYLAPAARLLVLSRDADTPAELAELLVARGYGDSHLVRLEHLGGPEERILEGRARDWSHPPGAALNLMAVECRADASIARLSRRAGLPDDAFAHDGQLTKRDMRAIVLARLAPGHGEQLWDVGAGCGSIGIEWLRAGSHCKAVAVESHPERCALIRANRARLGVPELDLIEGRAPDTLTGLAAPDAIFIGGGLTRPGVVDRCWEALKPGGRLVATAVTLESELVLARLRQDHGGELIRVALAQAAPLGGFQSWEPARPLTLLCVSKVVEAH; encoded by the coding sequence ATGGGCAAAACATCTGGGGAAAACACCCCGTCCCCCTGGCTGACCGTGGTCGGCATTGGCGAGGACGGCCTGGCCGGACTTGGCGAGGCCGCGCACCTGGCTGTATCGCAAGCCTGGGTGCTGTTCGGCGGCGCGCGTCATCTCGCGATGGTGCCAAGGCGGGCGGATCGAGCCCGACGCGATGCGATCTCAATGGAAGAGAACCTGCTCGATCAGACCAGACTCGATCAGGCCACGCTCGACCAAGACAGAATCGACCGCAAAGGACTCGACGAGAACCGACTCGACCAGAGCAGACCGGACCAAAGCAAGTCGGACCAGATCCGCATCGAATGGCCAAGCCCCTTCTCGGCCGCGCGCGAGAAGCTGCTCGGCTATCGCGGTCAGCCGGTGGTGGTGCTCGCCAGTGGCGATCCGATGTTTCATGGCGTCGGCGCGACCCTGGCGCGCTGGTTCGATGTGGGAGAAATGCGGGTGCTGCCCGCGGCCTCGGCGGCATCTCTTGCCGCGGCGCGGCTGGGCTGGGCGCTGCATCGCGTGCGTGTGATCCCGGCCCACCGCGAGCCGCTCGAGCGCGTGGCTTTGTACCTAGCACCGGCGGCCCGACTGTTGGTCCTGAGTCGCGACGCCGACACCCCGGCAGAACTGGCTGAACTACTTGTCGCCCGCGGCTATGGCGACAGCCACCTGGTGCGACTTGAGCATCTCGGTGGACCCGAAGAGCGCATACTTGAAGGCCGCGCGCGCGACTGGTCGCATCCGCCCGGCGCGGCGCTCAATCTGATGGCGGTTGAGTGCCGGGCAGATGCGTCCATTGCCCGCCTGTCGCGCCGCGCCGGACTGCCTGATGATGCCTTTGCGCACGACGGACAACTCACCAAGCGCGACATGCGCGCCATCGTGCTCGCGCGCCTGGCGCCCGGGCATGGCGAGCAGTTATGGGATGTCGGCGCCGGCTGCGGCTCCATCGGCATCGAGTGGCTGCGCGCGGGAAGCCATTGCAAGGCCGTCGCGGTGGAGTCCCATCCAGAACGCTGCGCGCTGATCCGCGCCAACCGCGCGCGCCTGGGCGTGCCAGAGCTCGACCTGATCGAAGGTCGCGCCCCCGACACCCTGACCGGGCTGGCGGCGCCAGATGCCATCTTCATCGGCGGCGGTCTAACCCGCCCCGGCGTGGTCGATCGCTGCTGGGAGGCGCTCAAGCCCGGCGGGCGTCTGGTCGCGACGGCAGTGACCTTGGAGAGCGAGCTGGTGCTGGCACGACTCCGTCAAGACCACGGCGGCGAGCTGATCCGGGTGGCGCTGGCCCAGGCGGCCCCGCTTGGCGGCTTTCAGTCCTGGGAGCCCGCGCGACCGCTGACGCTGCTTTGCGTTAGCAAGGTTGTCGAGGCGCATTGA
- a CDS encoding cobalamin B12-binding domain-containing protein has protein sequence MTDPVKAFVDALLAIDRLALEKMVSGADPANSLAPIDELVVPALESIGEQWERGDVSLSQVYMSGRLCEELITGLPQFKSVEAGEVSEWGADGGSEKPPLRIGISTLDDYHLLGKRMVCAVLRASGYRVRDYGTADAATLAEHVVRDDVQVLLLSVLMLPSALRVKNLRAALDAAGQRTRILVGGAPFRFDPNLYHEVGADAFGATAADALALVRAAEEASR, from the coding sequence ATGACCGACCCTGTCAAAGCCTTTGTGGATGCGCTGCTCGCGATTGATCGTTTGGCGCTCGAGAAAATGGTCTCTGGTGCGGACCCTGCCAATTCGCTCGCGCCCATCGACGAGTTGGTGGTGCCGGCGCTGGAGTCGATTGGCGAGCAGTGGGAGCGGGGTGATGTTTCGCTGTCGCAGGTGTATATGAGTGGGCGTTTGTGCGAGGAGTTGATCACCGGGCTGCCGCAGTTTAAGTCGGTTGAGGCCGGAGAAGTGAGCGAGTGGGGCGCGGATGGTGGGAGCGAGAAGCCGCCGCTGCGGATCGGCATTTCCACCCTGGATGATTATCATTTGCTCGGTAAGCGCATGGTGTGTGCCGTACTGCGCGCAAGCGGTTATCGGGTGCGCGATTATGGCACCGCCGATGCTGCGACCCTGGCCGAGCATGTGGTGCGTGATGATGTGCAGGTGCTTTTGCTGTCGGTGCTCATGCTGCCGTCGGCCCTGCGGGTGAAGAATCTGCGCGCGGCGCTCGATGCTGCCGGGCAGCGCACCCGCATTCTGGTCGGTGGCGCACCCTTTCGGTTTGATCCCAACCTCTATCATGAGGTGGGTGCCGATGCCTTCGGTGCCACCGCCGCCGATGCGCTGGCCCTGGTGCGCGCAGCGGAGGAGGCATCCAGATGA
- a CDS encoding ATP-binding protein translates to MSRRKLPIGIQTFAKMREEDYYYVDKTGFIARLIDEGSFYFLSRPRRFGKSLLIDTIGELFAGNEPLFRGLAIHADWDWSVRYPVIRLSFGGGVVRSRARLDTKIGEQLRLNMARLDVECTEPEPEACLAELIGLARQKSGQRAVVLVDEYDKPILDNLTCPELARELRDGLRNLYSVIKDREADVRFVFITGVSKFSRVSLFSGLNNLRDITVSAGYSALCGYTEEDVQQVFAPEWQDLDRDEVRCWYNGYNWLGDAVYNPFDLLLLFQERELRSFWFETGSPTGLIDLLMQRGIFTPDLSQTIADDELLSSFDVDHIATEALLWQTGYLTFAEMQRIGARARYRLTYPNLEVQSALNNVLAKALIGNASQASRLSGQLYDILQAGDPEPLREHLHSLFAAIPHHWHDNTPIAHYEGYWASVFYSHLAALGLELIAEDITHHGRIDLTLKFNHQIWLFEFKVAERSPAGSALQQIKDKGYADKYRALGQPIFLIGIAFSEQQRQLVGFDVERID, encoded by the coding sequence ATGTCTCGCCGCAAACTGCCTATTGGCATACAGACCTTCGCCAAGATGCGCGAGGAGGATTATTACTACGTCGATAAAACCGGCTTTATCGCCCGGTTGATTGACGAGGGCAGCTTTTACTTTCTATCCCGTCCGCGCCGATTCGGCAAATCTCTGCTGATCGATACCATCGGTGAGCTGTTCGCCGGCAACGAGCCGCTGTTTCGCGGGCTGGCCATTCATGCCGACTGGGACTGGTCGGTGCGCTACCCGGTTATCCGCTTAAGCTTCGGCGGCGGGGTGGTGCGCTCTCGCGCGCGGCTTGATACCAAGATTGGCGAGCAGTTGCGTCTGAACATGGCCCGGCTGGATGTCGAATGCACCGAGCCAGAGCCGGAAGCCTGTCTCGCCGAACTGATTGGCCTTGCGCGCCAAAAGAGCGGCCAGCGCGCCGTGGTGCTGGTGGATGAATACGACAAGCCCATCCTTGATAACCTGACCTGCCCTGAGCTGGCGCGCGAGTTGCGCGACGGGCTGCGCAATCTCTACTCCGTGATCAAAGACCGCGAAGCAGATGTGCGCTTTGTTTTCATCACCGGAGTAAGCAAGTTCAGCCGGGTAAGTTTGTTCTCGGGGCTGAATAACCTGCGCGACATCACCGTCTCGGCAGGCTACTCGGCGCTGTGCGGCTATACCGAAGAAGACGTGCAACAGGTCTTCGCGCCCGAATGGCAAGACCTTGACCGCGATGAAGTGCGATGCTGGTACAACGGTTACAACTGGCTGGGCGATGCCGTTTACAACCCCTTCGACCTGCTACTGTTGTTTCAGGAACGCGAGCTGCGTTCGTTCTGGTTCGAGACCGGCTCACCCACCGGGCTGATTGACCTGCTGATGCAGCGCGGAATTTTCACCCCCGATCTATCCCAGACCATCGCCGATGACGAACTGCTGTCGAGCTTCGATGTCGATCATATCGCCACCGAAGCCCTGCTGTGGCAGACCGGTTATCTCACCTTCGCTGAGATGCAACGCATCGGCGCCCGCGCACGCTACCGCCTGACCTACCCAAACTTGGAAGTCCAAAGCGCCCTCAACAACGTGCTGGCCAAGGCGCTGATCGGCAACGCCAGCCAGGCCAGCCGACTGTCCGGGCAGCTCTACGACATTCTCCAGGCCGGCGACCCCGAACCGCTGCGCGAGCATCTGCACAGCCTGTTCGCCGCCATCCCGCATCATTGGCATGACAACACGCCCATTGCCCATTACGAAGGCTACTGGGCCAGCGTCTTCTACAGCCATCTGGCAGCGCTTGGCCTGGAGCTGATCGCCGAAGATATCACCCATCACGGGCGCATCGACCTGACGCTCAAGTTCAACCACCAAATCTGGCTGTTCGAGTTCAAGGTTGCCGAGCGCTCGCCTGCAGGCAGCGCCTTGCAACAGATCAAAGACAAGGGCTATGCCGACAAATACCGTGCGCTTGGTCAGCCGATTTTTCTGATCGGCATCGCCTTCAGCGAACAGCAGCGGCAGCTGGTGGGCTTCGATGTCGAACGGATCGACTGA
- a CDS encoding SixA phosphatase family protein — protein sequence MPRELLIMRHAKSDWDGAARRDFDRPLAKRGKRDAPRVGAWLYREGLVPDLILSSPAERARATVIKVCKRLDINRQDIQWQEQIYEAETTTLLELLGQCPPESSTVLLVGHNPGLESLLRYLTDNDFDPPADGKLLPTAALARLEMPADWSQLARGCANLISLTRPKHLPDSD from the coding sequence ATGCCTCGCGAACTTCTCATCATGCGTCACGCCAAATCGGACTGGGACGGCGCGGCGCGGCGCGATTTTGACCGGCCACTGGCCAAGCGCGGCAAGCGCGATGCGCCGCGAGTCGGCGCTTGGCTGTATCGCGAGGGGCTGGTGCCGGATTTGATTCTAAGCTCTCCGGCCGAGCGCGCGCGCGCAACAGTCATCAAGGTGTGCAAGCGCCTGGACATCAACCGCCAGGACATCCAGTGGCAAGAACAGATCTACGAGGCCGAAACCACCACCCTGCTCGAGCTACTCGGCCAATGCCCGCCGGAGTCCAGCACGGTACTGCTGGTGGGTCACAACCCTGGGCTCGAGTCGCTGCTGCGCTACCTGACAGATAATGATTTCGACCCGCCCGCTGATGGCAAGTTGCTGCCCACCGCGGCCCTCGCGCGGCTTGAGATGCCAGCAGATTGGTCGCAACTCGCGCGCGGCTGCGCCAACTTGATCTCCCTGACCCGCCCTAAGCACCTGCCCGACTCGGACTGA
- a CDS encoding DUF1848 domain-containing protein, translating into MPIRLISASRRTDIPAFYGDWFMNRVRAGWCAVPNPFNARQVSRVEFVPGETVIVFWTRWPAPFLRHLDELTERGFAFYFLYTLVDYPRPLEPQAPLCDKSLAVFRRLAERIGPERVIWRYDPIVLSAAMDADFHRERFARIAQRLQGSTTRVVISIANHYAKLRGRLRELAAAHPELAPRPFDAGGDGGNGLGGKTASQASSGVGSETASSAGNATQSQIGRDGALIQDLAHLAGEHGLEIRGCAEEFDLRRWGVQPGKCIDDELIRRLFQLPAPTRKDKSQRAVCGCVESRDIGMYDSCLFGCVYCYATRSFATARHNHAHHDPHAESLIGDYRAPPPVTRSSAPLPSPAL; encoded by the coding sequence ATGCCCATCCGCCTGATCAGCGCCAGCCGGCGCACTGATATTCCGGCTTTTTATGGCGACTGGTTCATGAACCGGGTGCGGGCCGGGTGGTGCGCCGTGCCCAATCCGTTCAATGCCAGGCAGGTCTCGCGAGTGGAGTTTGTGCCTGGCGAGACGGTGATCGTGTTCTGGACGCGCTGGCCGGCGCCTTTTCTGCGCCATCTCGATGAGCTGACCGAGCGCGGCTTTGCGTTTTACTTCCTCTATACCCTGGTCGATTATCCGCGCCCGCTCGAGCCTCAGGCACCACTGTGTGACAAAAGCCTGGCGGTGTTTCGGCGCCTGGCCGAGCGTATTGGCCCGGAGCGGGTGATCTGGCGCTATGACCCCATTGTGCTGAGCGCGGCCATGGATGCCGACTTCCATCGTGAGCGCTTCGCGCGTATCGCCCAGCGCTTGCAGGGGTCAACCACGCGGGTGGTGATTAGCATCGCCAATCATTATGCCAAGCTGCGCGGGCGCCTGCGTGAACTGGCGGCAGCCCATCCCGAGCTGGCTCCGCGCCCTTTCGATGCCGGCGGGGATGGCGGGAACGGTCTTGGTGGCAAGACTGCAAGCCAGGCCAGCTCGGGCGTGGGGAGCGAGACTGCAAGCAGCGCGGGCAACGCGACTCAGAGCCAGATCGGCCGCGATGGCGCGCTGATCCAGGACCTGGCCCATCTGGCTGGTGAGCATGGTCTGGAAATTCGCGGCTGCGCGGAGGAATTCGACCTGCGTCGCTGGGGTGTGCAGCCGGGCAAGTGCATCGACGACGAGCTAATCCGCCGATTGTTCCAGCTGCCGGCGCCGACGCGCAAGGACAAAAGCCAGCGCGCGGTCTGCGGTTGTGTCGAGAGCCGCGATATCGGCATGTACGACAGCTGCCTGTTTGGCTGCGTCTATTGCTATGCCACCCGCAGTTTTGCCACTGCCCGGCACAATCATGCGCATCATGATCCGCACGCGGAATCGCTGATCGGTGACTATCGCGCTCCACCGCCTGTCACGCGCTCCTCCGCGCCGCTCCCTTCGCCAGCGCTGTAA
- a CDS encoding uroporphyrinogen decarboxylase family protein — MSQITSQTMTGTEAGTGTGTMSSLQRVLTTIGQSEPDRVPLFLLLTMHGARELGLSIHDYFADPRNVVEGQLRMRAKYRNDCYYAFFYAAIETKAWGAEVIYIEDGPPSCGGPLVRNLEDIRRLQLPRVADSPDLKRVLDAIAGLRARDGEMPIIGVVMSPFSLPVMQLGFERYLMLMLEHPELFEHLMALNEAFCVDWANAQIKAGATAICYFDPVSSQTISRPEDFRRLGKPVAVRTIAKIQGPVATHFASGRCLRIIDDLPATGAALIGVSADEDLGKLKQAAAGRLTLFGNLNGIAMRRWDASAAEQAVKQAIAAAGPGGGFILSDNHGEIPFQVPEETLLAIADAVERWGRYPLDWVTSKTSGSG; from the coding sequence ATGAGCCAGATCACGAGCCAGACCATGACAGGAACCGAGGCCGGAACTGGAACCGGAACCATGAGCTCCCTGCAACGGGTGCTGACGACCATCGGCCAGTCCGAGCCGGATCGGGTGCCGCTGTTTTTGCTGCTGACCATGCATGGGGCGCGCGAGCTGGGCCTGTCGATTCACGACTATTTTGCTGATCCGCGCAACGTGGTTGAAGGCCAGCTGCGCATGCGGGCAAAGTACCGCAACGACTGCTATTACGCCTTTTTCTATGCGGCGATCGAGACCAAGGCCTGGGGCGCGGAGGTGATTTACATTGAGGACGGGCCGCCCAGTTGTGGTGGTCCCTTGGTGCGCAATCTCGAGGACATTCGCCGCCTGCAGCTGCCGCGCGTGGCCGACTCACCCGACCTGAAGCGGGTGCTCGATGCCATCGCGGGGCTGCGCGCGCGCGATGGCGAGATGCCCATTATCGGTGTGGTGATGTCGCCCTTCTCGCTGCCGGTGATGCAGCTCGGCTTCGAGCGTTATCTGATGCTGATGCTGGAGCACCCTGAGCTGTTTGAGCATTTGATGGCACTCAACGAGGCGTTTTGTGTCGATTGGGCCAATGCGCAGATCAAGGCCGGAGCCACGGCCATTTGCTATTTCGATCCGGTCTCCTCCCAGACCATCTCGCGGCCGGAGGATTTCCGCCGTCTGGGCAAGCCGGTGGCGGTGCGCACCATCGCCAAGATTCAAGGGCCGGTGGCGACCCACTTCGCCTCCGGTCGCTGTCTGCGTATCATTGACGACCTGCCCGCGACCGGAGCGGCGTTGATCGGCGTCAGCGCTGATGAGGATTTGGGCAAACTCAAGCAGGCCGCGGCCGGGCGCCTGACGCTGTTCGGTAACCTGAACGGCATCGCCATGCGCCGCTGGGACGCGAGCGCCGCCGAGCAGGCGGTCAAGCAGGCCATCGCCGCCGCCGGGCCGGGCGGGGGCTTTATCCTGTCCGATAACCATGGCGAGATTCCCTTTCAGGTGCCTGAGGAGACCTTGCTCGCCATCGCCGATGCCGTCGAGCGCTGGGGACGTTATCCGCTCGACTGGGTCACATCGAAAACCTCGGGCTCTGGTTAG